A DNA window from Ostrea edulis chromosome 5, xbOstEdul1.1, whole genome shotgun sequence contains the following coding sequences:
- the LOC125649812 gene encoding acetylcholine receptor subunit beta-like 1: MKKPTGLENLMWKILCLFFIIYPNSAQPNEASRRLSTNLMKNYNKMIRGVKDMGEITTLRIHFSLIRIAEFDEVNGKLSLVGFFGIFWNDFRMAWDPEQYNDTYTILFEEKEVWRPLIVLASTQEEFKRLGHDDNFFVRFNPEGYAEWYPGDIWATACTPDVYAYPYDTQTCVVTYAIWAYAVHEVTIKVLSDTVSLYVYTPHGMWDLIDTSVTSNVDVGRGLTSIDITLVVKRISTFHLINMILPIVFVGLLNILVFLLPAQSGERVGYSITVLLAIAVFQTIASDNLPSVSKPQLSLLCIKLLVDLILSALVTMLTIVTLYFYHMPESRRVPSCVASVTSFVLCKNCCKDKPNVTLEKHGFKNGIDAIESVSVNDNHSGDVTWTDVGKSSDIVFAVFSLLTFLASNLVFVLYVA; this comes from the coding sequence ATGAAGAAACCTACAGGACTTGAGAATTTGATGTGGAAGATTTTATGTTTATTCTTCATAATTTATCCGAACTCGGCACAACCAAATGAAGCCTCGAGACGCTTATCTACGAATCTCATgaaaaattataacaaaatgaTTCGAGGAGTAAAAGATATGGGAGAAATAACTACACTGAGAATCCATTTTAGTCTTATTCGAATAGCAGAATTTGACGAAGTGAATGGAAAGCTATCATTGGTTGGATTCTTTGGTATCTTTTGGAATGACTTCAGAATGGCGTGGGACCCAGAACAATATAATGATACATACACTATACTGTTTGAAGAAAAGGAAGTATGGAGACCGTTGATTGTTTTAGCTTCAACCCAAGAAGAGTTTAAAAGACTTGGACATGACGATAATTTCTTTGTAAGATTCAATCCGGAAGGCTACGCAGAATGGTATCCCGGGGACATTTGGGCGACAGCGTGTACACCGGATGTGTATGCATACCCGTACGACACCCAGACTTGTGTTGTAACCTATGCTATATGGGCCTATGCTGTTCATGAAGTTACTATAAAGGTTTTATCTGATACAGTAAGTTTGTACGTTTACACCCCTCATGGTATGTGGGATCTGATTGATACCTCAGTAACATCAAATGTGGACGTAGGACGAGGACTGACGTCAATTGACATCACATTAGTGGTGAAAAGAATCTCCACATTCCACCTCATCAACATGATTCTTCCCATCGTTTTTGTCGGGTTACTTAATATCCTCGTGTTTCTTCTCCCTGCTCAGTCCGGTGAAAGAGTCGGTTATTCCATCACGGTTTTACTCGCCATTGCCGTGTTTCAAACAATAGCCTCCGATAATCTTCCAAGCGTTTCTAAGCCCCAGCTTTCGTTGCTTTGTATCAAACTTTTAGTAGATCTGATTTTGAGTGCTTTAGTGACGATGTTAACGATTGTGACGTTGTATTTTTATCACATGCCGGAATCTCGGAGAGTGCCGTCGTGCGTTGCATCTGTAACAAGTTTTGTGCTGTGCAAAAATTGTTGTAAGGACAAACCTAACGTCACTCTAGAAAAGCATGGTTTCAAGAATGGAATAGACGCGATAGAATCTGTTTCAGTGAATGACAACCATTCAGGTGACGTCACGTGGACAGATGTTGGTAAAAGTAGTGACATTGTGTTTGCTGTTTTTTCTCTGTTGACGTTTTTAGCTTCAAATCttgtatttgtattgtatgttgCATAA
- the LOC125651063 gene encoding neuronal acetylcholine receptor subunit alpha-7-like, with protein MKEHRGFPWIILCLSFIIYPNSAQPNEASRRLSTDLMKNYNKMIRGVKDLGEITTLFIHFSLIRIAEFDEVNGKLSLVGYFGIYWNDYRMAWDPEQYYDTYTILFEEKEVWRPLIVLASPQEEFKRLGHDDNFFVRFSPNGNAEWFPGDIWATACTPDVYTYPYDTQTCVVTYVIWAYAVHEVTVKVLFDTVSLHVYTPHGMWDLIDTSVTSNVDVGRGLTSIDITLVMKRISTFHLINMILPIVFVGLLNILVFLLPVQSGERVGYSITVLLAIAVFQTLASDNLPSVSKPQVSLLCIKLLVDLILSALVTTLGIVTLYFYHMTESRRVPSCVAAVTRFVLCKNCCKDETNVIPEQEYEKHGIGAIESVSGKYNHSVKVTWTDVGKSSDILFAVFSLLTFLASNIVFVLYVAY; from the coding sequence ATGAAGGAACATCGAGGATTTCCATGGATAATTCTATGCTTATCCTTCATAATTTATCCGAACTCGGCACAACCAAATGAAGCATCGAGACGCTTATCTACGGATCTCATgaaaaattataacaaaatgaTTCGAGGAGTAAAAGATTTGGGAGAAATAACCACCTTGTTTATCCATTTTAGTCTTATTCGAATAGCAGAATTTGACGAAGTGAATGGAAAGCTATCATTGGTTGGATACTTTGGTATCTATTGGAATGACTACAGAATGGCGTGGGACCCAGAACAATATTATGATACATACACTATACTGTTTGAAGAAAAAGAAGTATGGAGACCGTTGATTGTTTTAGCTTCACCCCAAGAAGAGTTTAAAAGACTTGGACACGACGATAATTTCTTTGTAAGATTCAGTCCCAATGGCAATGCAGAATGGTTTCCCGGGGACATTTGGGCGACAGCGTGTACACCGGATGTGTATACATACCCGTACGACACCCAGACTTGTGTTGTAACCTATGTTATATGGGCCTATGCTGTTCATGAAGTTACTGTAaaggttttatttgatacagTCAGTTTGCACGTTTACACCCCTCATGGTATGTGGGATCTTATTGATACCTCAGTAACATCAAATGTGGACGTAGGACGCGGACTGACGTCAATTGACATCACATTAGTGATGAAAAGAATCTCCACATTCCACCTCATCAACATGATTCTTCCCATCGTTTTTGTCGGGTTACTTAATATCCTCGTGTTTCTTCTCCCTGTTCAGTCCGGTGAAAGAGTCGGTTATTCCATCACGGTTTTACTCGCCATTGCTGTGTTTCAAACATTAGCCTCCGATAATCTCCCAAGCGTTTCTAAACCCCAGGTTTCGCTGCTTTGTATCAAACTTTTAGTAGATCTGATTTTGAGTGCTTTAGTGACGACATTAGGGATTGTGACGTTGtatttttatcacatgacggAATCTCGGAGAGTGCCGTCGTGCGTTGCAGCTGTAACACGCTTTGTGCTGTGCAAAAATTGTTGTAAGGACGAAACGAACGTCATTCCAGAACAAGAGTACGAAAAACACGGAATAGGCGCGATAGAATCTGTTTCAGGGAAATATAACCATTCAGTCAAGGTCACGTGGACAGATGTTGGTAAAAGTAGTGACATTCTGTTTGCTGTTTTTTCTCTGTTGACGTTTTTAGCTTCAAATATTGTATTTGTGCTGTATGTTGCATATTAG
- the LOC125649809 gene encoding acetylcholine receptor subunit beta-like gives MKMEDTVVFLILLIVSVRAASHDSVHQLSQKILSGYKNMVRGSEDLSQRTYVDCTFQIVRIVEYNEVSGKLAIAGFFFLQWQDYRMKWDPDQYDGTRDIMFLTKDVWTPNIFLTTAHSNFRKLGDDDLPVRFDSEGKSFWYPADVFTCSCTPDIYYFPYDTQECVIFFSFWAYGLNEVGFRTLFREVNTNYYSEHGLWNLTSTSTGVLESDTVNAFVIELTLTRMPTFYLINMILPIIIIGLLNIFVFLLPAESGERVSYSITVLLAIAVFQTMASDKLPSVSRPQVSLLCIKLLIDLLLSVLVTTLTIVSLYFYDMPKSRRVPVCVRAICSAILCRRCCSKKSQDRYEKEETYEIYKVVNGQKITASISLSNHHTSEVTASENNDITWSDVGRCSDIVFSIFSLLAFFASNLAFLLLVKV, from the coding sequence ATGAAAATGGAGGACACAGTCGTTTTCTTGATTTTGTTAATTGTGTCAGTTCGTGCTGCCAGTCACGATTCAGTGCATCAGTTATCGCAAAAAATACTGAGTGGTTACAAAAACATGGTTAGGGGAAGCGAGGATCTTTCACAAAGAACGTATGTTGACTGTACATTTCAGATTGTGCGGATTGTTGAGTACAACGAAGTGAGCGGGAAACTCGCCATCGCTGGCTTTTTCTTTCTTCAGTGGCAGGATTACCGCATGAAATGGGACCCAGATCAGTACGATGGAACCAGGGACATTATGTTTCTGACCAAGGATGTCTGGACGCCAAACATATTTTTGACTACTGCTCACAGCAACTTCCGGAAACTCGGTGACGACGATTTGCCCGTCAGATTCGATTCAGAAGGGAAATCGTTCTGGTATCCGGCGGATGTTTTCACCTGTTCTTGCACACCAGATATTTACTATTTTCCGTACGACACTCAAGAATGTGTCATATTTTTCAGTTTTTGGGCATATGGATTAAACGAAGTGGGATTTCGCACTTTATTTCGAGAAGTCAACACGAATTATTATTCCGAGCATGGGTTATGGAACCTCACGAGCACTTCTACTGGGGTTTTGGAGAGCGATACAGTTAATGCTTTCGTTATCGAACTTACATTAACCAGAATGCCAACCTTCTATCTTATCAATATGATTCTTCCTATCATTATCATTGGCTTGTTGAATATTTTTGTCTTCCTTCTGCCTGCGGAATCGGGTGAGAGAGTCAGCTACTCCATCACAGTTCTTCTCGCCATAGCAGTCTTCCAGACCATGGCTTCCGACAAACTACCGTCCGTCTCCCGTCCTCAGGTTTCCCTGCTCTGCATCAAGCTTCTGATAGATCTACTTCTCAGCGTTTTAGTGACGACACTCACCATTGTTTCTCTGTATTTTTACGACATGCCAAAATCTAGGAGAGTACCTGTGTGTGTGCGCGCCATCTGTAGCGCGATTCTATGCAGAAGATGTTGCTCGAAAAAGAGTCAAGACCGATATGAAAAAGAGGAAACATACGAGATTTATAAAGTTGTTAACGGGCAGAAAATTACAGCTTCGATTTCTCTAAGCAACCACCATACGTCCGAAGTTACGGCGTCGGAGAACAATGACATCACCTGGTCCGATGTGGGCAGGTGCAGCGATATCGTTTTCTCTATATTCTCCTTGTTAGCATTCTTTGCTTCCAATCTTGCATTTCTTTTACTTGTAAAGGTTTGA